In Arthrobacter sp. QXT-31, one genomic interval encodes:
- a CDS encoding cupin domain-containing protein, with product METSLVGTLSKAGSIHKVVGGYVGLPSMNEPGTVAAIGDSLHNPEGSVMSAGFFELKASEPLVYTYTYDEMKVVIAGEFILTDETTGEVTHARERDVLFFPKGTTVRFETPEYGLGFFAGDRTFAP from the coding sequence ATGGAAACCTCCCTCGTAGGAACCCTGAGCAAGGCCGGATCCATCCACAAGGTAGTAGGCGGTTACGTCGGTCTGCCGTCGATGAACGAGCCCGGCACGGTCGCTGCGATTGGCGACTCGCTGCACAACCCGGAAGGCTCGGTCATGAGCGCCGGCTTCTTCGAGCTGAAGGCCTCCGAACCCCTGGTGTACACGTACACCTACGACGAGATGAAGGTCGTCATCGCCGGTGAGTTCATCCTCACCGACGAAACCACCGGCGAAGTCACCCACGCCAGGGAGCGCGACGTGCTGTTCTTCCCGAAAGGCACGACCGTCAGGTTCGAAACCCCTGAATACGGCCTCGGCTTCTTCGCCGGCGACCGCACCTTCGCCCCGTAA
- a CDS encoding dimethylamine monooxygenase subunit DmmA family protein — translation MCSASMPPAAGTGLEPGFRGVICASFGATGDTAGHHTGIQPRHDLRFPAANHEALTELRTALGRSHVGVRLVLAGPPADIRAAAAAAAECGLQQEEITLLSDEAAPRVIYCPHCHTTTKTVRPAGSEVQCNGCATSLATTDHFSRRMGAYLGYAAHAEEAS, via the coding sequence ATGTGTTCCGCGTCCATGCCGCCGGCAGCAGGCACAGGCCTGGAACCTGGTTTCCGCGGTGTCATCTGTGCGTCTTTTGGCGCCACAGGTGACACCGCGGGTCATCACACCGGTATCCAGCCCAGGCATGACCTCCGTTTCCCAGCTGCAAACCACGAGGCCCTCACGGAGCTGAGGACCGCACTCGGACGATCACACGTCGGAGTCCGCCTCGTCCTCGCCGGTCCCCCGGCGGATATCCGTGCAGCCGCAGCCGCCGCAGCGGAATGCGGACTGCAGCAGGAGGAGATCACACTCCTGAGTGATGAGGCCGCCCCCCGGGTAATTTACTGCCCGCACTGCCATACGACCACCAAAACCGTACGACCTGCCGGCTCCGAGGTGCAGTGCAACGGGTGCGCCACCAGTCTGGCCACCACCGATCACTTTTCGCGCCGGATGGGCGCGTACCTGGGCTACGCAGCCCATGCCGAGGAGGCATCATGA
- a CDS encoding PDR/VanB family oxidoreductase, with protein sequence MTITALPISAHPAVEGGLQLEVTNISPQTESIVSITLADPSGRTLPSYVPGSHLVVQYGSGVNAYSLTGSGNGPSEYTISVLRVEDGAGGSVAMHQLAVGDLVYVSRPRSAFAPASTATHHLLIAAGIGITPVLSHARAAADRGTTSSLIYVYRPGAGAHVEEARELLGPALTECSNRTSFQKVLTEQLTTQGLGTHLYVCGPNDFMDAVLEQARELGWSPARLHSEAFGAAELDEGEPFTVNLVRSGIKLDVPAGVSLLETLENAGKSIPNMCRKGICGECVLPVLRGTPQHRDLYLTEQEKAENTTMMCCVSRSEDPELELDL encoded by the coding sequence ATGACTATCACGGCCCTCCCGATCAGCGCCCACCCGGCGGTGGAAGGCGGCCTCCAGCTTGAGGTGACCAACATCAGTCCTCAGACGGAGTCGATCGTCAGCATCACGCTGGCCGACCCGTCGGGCCGGACACTGCCGTCCTACGTCCCGGGCAGCCACCTGGTCGTCCAGTACGGCAGCGGCGTGAATGCGTATTCGCTCACCGGCTCGGGCAACGGCCCGTCCGAATACACCATCTCGGTCCTCCGGGTCGAGGACGGTGCGGGTGGTTCGGTGGCGATGCATCAGCTCGCCGTCGGCGACCTGGTGTATGTCTCCCGGCCCCGCAGCGCCTTCGCCCCGGCGTCAACCGCCACGCACCACCTGCTGATTGCTGCCGGCATCGGCATCACGCCCGTTCTCTCACATGCACGGGCCGCCGCCGACCGGGGCACCACCTCCTCCCTGATCTACGTGTACCGGCCCGGGGCCGGAGCCCATGTCGAGGAGGCGCGGGAGCTGCTGGGACCGGCCCTCACCGAATGCAGCAACCGGACCAGTTTCCAGAAGGTCCTGACCGAACAGCTCACCACCCAGGGCCTCGGAACCCACCTCTACGTCTGCGGCCCCAACGACTTCATGGACGCAGTCCTGGAACAGGCGCGGGAGCTCGGGTGGTCACCGGCCAGGCTGCATTCCGAAGCGTTCGGCGCGGCTGAACTGGATGAGGGCGAACCCTTCACCGTGAACCTGGTCCGCAGCGGCATCAAGCTGGACGTGCCGGCCGGTGTTTCACTGCTGGAGACCCTCGAAAACGCTGGCAAGAGCATCCCCAACATGTGCCGCAAGGGCATCTGCGGCGAATGCGTCCTCCCGGTCCTTCGGGGCACCCCGCAGCACCGGGATCTCTACCTCACCGAGCAGGAAAAGGCTGAGAACACGACAATGATGTGCTGTGTTTCACGCAGCGAAGACCCAGAACTGGAGTTGGACCTTTGA
- a CDS encoding heme-dependent oxidative N-demethylase family protein yields MSITIDRDTETTTLPERIRRFPFPFNGDMYRYSANVEPANKNVATDAGAWGAGLIDIDEFYHQELADREAILGRDPSRMAVLPHMRPAVWDTIATLLPAMAAENPEIMSFHREGNKCRWHNGLQDLDIEFTIGDDDSLPMEPMRFLGTQIQDDIVLLDVRDNTLWLDAGLVTFAADWSFNFDVGMSFLEIHGPVPRVKEENIISRAEQFLMRLQPGEQFRRTNWTMTVGNRLDTSTETYPEWGPDRGPIATDPDMPDKLHLRVEVQHLIRLPHTGVLLFLIRSYLLPLSDIAKVPTWREKFGRVLAELPDDMAEYKGIIRYRKAASDWLLAG; encoded by the coding sequence TTGAGCATCACCATCGACAGAGACACTGAGACCACCACCCTCCCGGAACGCATCAGGCGCTTCCCCTTCCCCTTCAACGGGGACATGTACCGTTACAGCGCCAACGTCGAACCGGCCAACAAGAACGTGGCAACGGACGCCGGCGCCTGGGGTGCCGGACTGATCGATATCGACGAGTTCTACCACCAGGAACTGGCGGACCGCGAAGCGATCCTGGGCCGTGACCCGTCGCGCATGGCAGTGCTGCCCCACATGCGGCCCGCCGTGTGGGACACGATCGCGACCCTGCTGCCCGCCATGGCCGCAGAAAACCCGGAGATCATGTCCTTCCACCGCGAAGGAAACAAGTGCCGCTGGCACAACGGCCTGCAGGACCTGGACATCGAATTCACCATCGGTGACGACGACTCGCTGCCCATGGAGCCGATGCGGTTCCTTGGCACCCAGATCCAGGACGACATCGTCCTGCTCGACGTCCGGGACAACACCCTGTGGCTCGACGCCGGTCTGGTCACCTTCGCCGCGGACTGGTCCTTCAATTTCGACGTCGGAATGAGCTTCCTCGAGATACACGGGCCCGTCCCGCGCGTGAAGGAAGAAAACATCATCAGCCGGGCCGAACAGTTCCTCATGCGTCTGCAGCCCGGCGAACAGTTCAGGCGCACCAACTGGACCATGACCGTCGGCAACCGCTTGGACACCTCCACCGAAACCTACCCCGAATGGGGCCCGGACCGGGGACCCATCGCGACCGATCCCGACATGCCGGACAAGCTCCACCTTCGCGTCGAGGTCCAGCACCTCATCCGGCTCCCCCACACCGGGGTCCTGCTCTTCCTGATCCGCAGCTACCTGCTGCCCCTCAGCGACATCGCCAAGGTCCCTACCTGGCGCGAAAAGTTTGGCCGTGTCCTGGCCGAACTCCCGGACGACATGGCCGAATACAAGGGCATCATCCGCTACCGCAAGGCTGCATCCGACTGGCTGCTGGCGGGCTGA
- a CDS encoding copper amine oxidase — MRWADWSFRVGFTPREGLVLHQLKFRDQDVDRPVINRASLSEMVVPYGDTAPVQAKKNAFDSGEYNIGNMANSLTLGCDCLGEIKYFDGHSVDSLGNPWTIENAICMHEEDDSILWKHFDFREGPPRPAATASS, encoded by the coding sequence GTGCGCTGGGCCGACTGGTCCTTCCGGGTCGGTTTCACCCCCCGTGAAGGCCTGGTGCTGCACCAGCTGAAATTCCGTGACCAGGACGTGGACCGCCCGGTCATCAACCGCGCCTCCCTCTCGGAAATGGTGGTCCCGTACGGTGACACCGCCCCGGTGCAGGCGAAGAAGAACGCGTTCGATTCCGGTGAGTACAACATCGGCAACATGGCCAACTCCCTGACCCTGGGCTGTGACTGCCTGGGCGAGATCAAGTACTTCGACGGTCACTCCGTCGATTCCCTGGGCAACCCGTGGACGATCGAGAACGCGATCTGCATGCACGAAGAAGACGACTCGATCCTGTGGAAGCACTTCGACTTCCGTGAAGGACCGCCGAGACCCGCCGCAACCGCAAGCTCGTGA
- a CDS encoding DUF5134 domain-containing protein has protein sequence MFHIPALTWTLTAVLLIAGSYHLAQAVRARHLTDRVNNTLHALMNTLMTAMLWNLGPSTLLAQIAILAGAALWFTLQAVARPEFKLLCAGNQGRLKCAYHSLTMAAAATMITLMTTHTPTAAATATGTGTTTTAAGTHTTHHGSAYTTTDTTTTAALGNTPAIALTLVFAAAATTFLILRHRTTTTTHHGRKHPTRTEHALEALGATTMALMFATMTT, from the coding sequence GTGTTCCATATCCCCGCACTCACCTGGACCCTCACAGCCGTCCTGCTCATCGCCGGAAGCTACCACCTCGCCCAGGCAGTCCGCGCCCGCCACCTCACCGACCGGGTCAACAACACCCTCCACGCCCTCATGAACACCCTCATGACCGCCATGCTCTGGAACCTCGGCCCCTCCACCCTGCTCGCCCAAATCGCCATCCTCGCTGGCGCCGCGCTCTGGTTCACCCTCCAGGCCGTCGCCCGCCCCGAATTCAAACTCCTCTGCGCCGGCAACCAAGGCAGACTCAAATGCGCCTACCACAGCCTCACCATGGCCGCCGCCGCCACCATGATCACCCTCATGACCACCCACACCCCCACGGCAGCCGCAACCGCAACCGGGACCGGGACCACGACCACCGCGGCGGGAACCCACACCACCCACCACGGCAGCGCCTACACAACCACCGACACCACAACCACCGCAGCCCTGGGCAACACCCCCGCCATCGCCCTCACCCTCGTCTTCGCCGCCGCCGCAACCACCTTCCTCATCCTCCGCCACCGCACCACCACAACCACCCACCACGGCCGCAAACACCCCACCCGCACCGAACACGCCCTCGAAGCCCTCGGCGCCACCACCATGGCCCTCATGTTCGCCACCATGACCACCTAA
- a CDS encoding glyceraldehyde-3-phosphate dehydrogenase, with product MLHTSDSYLDAWMGREALAEAMIPVIGQLYRENNVVTSIHGRTLVNKSTMSILKAHRFARRISKDELPLEETAPLLNTLAQLDLGAAAIDVARLNQKFKADGGDRTLEEFLRTELAEVVGKRGADERTSTDVVLYGFGRIGRLVARLLIEKAGGGHGLRLRAIVVRRGSDNDLTKRASLLRRDSVHGSFEGTIRVDTEANTITANGVRIQVIYSDNPATIDYTAYGIKDALLVDNTGRWRDAEGLSQHLLSKGVARVLLTAPGKGDLKNIVHGINHRDITDSDRIVTAASCTTNAITPVLQALNDKYGVVHGHVETVHSFTNDQNLIDNFHKGDRRGRSAALNMVITETGAAKAVAKALPELQGKLTGSSIRVPTPDVSMAILNLNLERGTTKDEVNNYLREMALHSDLRQQIDYIDSPEVVSTDFVGSRHAGIVDGLATISNDKNLVLYVWYDNEFGYSCQVVRVMEEMAGVNRPSFPAADVVEEAMSVLAAAEPATPTI from the coding sequence ATGCTACATACCTCTGATTCATATCTTGATGCGTGGATGGGCCGGGAAGCCCTCGCCGAGGCTATGATTCCGGTGATCGGTCAGCTGTACCGTGAAAACAACGTGGTGACCAGCATCCATGGCCGGACGTTGGTCAACAAGTCCACCATGAGCATCCTGAAGGCGCACCGTTTTGCCCGCCGGATCAGCAAGGACGAGCTGCCCTTGGAAGAGACGGCACCGCTGCTGAACACACTGGCCCAGCTGGACCTGGGTGCCGCTGCCATCGACGTTGCCCGGCTGAACCAGAAGTTCAAGGCCGACGGCGGGGACCGGACTCTGGAGGAATTCCTCCGCACCGAACTGGCTGAGGTCGTGGGCAAGCGGGGCGCCGACGAGCGCACCAGCACCGACGTCGTGCTTTACGGCTTCGGCCGCATCGGCCGCCTCGTGGCCCGCCTGCTCATCGAAAAGGCCGGCGGCGGCCACGGCCTGCGCCTGCGCGCCATCGTGGTCCGCCGCGGCTCCGACAACGACCTCACCAAGCGCGCCAGCCTGCTGCGCCGCGACTCCGTGCACGGTTCCTTCGAAGGAACCATCCGCGTGGACACCGAGGCCAACACCATCACGGCCAACGGCGTCCGGATCCAGGTCATCTACTCGGACAACCCGGCCACCATCGACTACACCGCCTACGGCATCAAGGACGCCCTCCTGGTGGACAACACCGGCCGCTGGCGCGATGCCGAGGGCCTGTCCCAGCACCTGCTGAGCAAGGGCGTGGCCCGCGTACTGCTAACCGCGCCGGGCAAGGGCGACCTGAAGAACATCGTGCACGGCATCAACCACCGCGACATCACCGATTCGGACCGGATCGTCACGGCTGCCTCCTGCACCACGAACGCCATCACCCCGGTCCTGCAGGCCCTCAATGACAAGTACGGCGTAGTCCACGGACACGTCGAGACGGTCCACTCGTTCACGAACGACCAGAACCTGATCGACAACTTCCACAAGGGCGACCGCCGTGGACGCTCCGCCGCGCTGAACATGGTGATCACCGAAACCGGCGCCGCCAAGGCCGTGGCCAAGGCACTGCCCGAACTGCAGGGCAAGCTCACCGGAAGCTCCATCCGCGTTCCCACGCCGGATGTGTCCATGGCCATCCTGAACCTGAACCTGGAACGCGGCACCACCAAGGACGAGGTCAACAACTACCTCCGCGAGATGGCGCTGCACTCGGACCTGCGCCAGCAGATCGACTACATCGACTCCCCCGAAGTGGTCTCCACCGACTTCGTCGGCTCCCGCCACGCCGGCATCGTCGACGGCCTCGCCACCATCTCCAACGACAAGAACCTGGTGCTCTACGTCTGGTACGACAACGAGTTCGGCTACAGCTGCCAGGTGGTCCGCGTCATGGAGGAGATGGCCGGCGTAAACCGGCCGTCATTCCCCGCGGCGGATGTCGTCGAGGAGGCAATGTCCGTGCTTGCTGCCGCGGAACCGGCCACTCCCACGATTTGA
- a CDS encoding ATP-dependent 6-phosphofructokinase → MKIGILTSGGDCPGLNAVIRGAVLKGIAIHGHEFVGFRDGWRGVVEGDVIDLPRTMVRGIAKQGGTILGTSRTNPFENGGGPDVIKSHMDRLGIDGIIAIGGEGTLAAAQRLTDAGLKIVGVPKTVDNDLDATDYTFGFDTAVQIATEAIDRLRTTGESHRRCMIAEVMGRHVGWIALHAGMAAGAHAILIPEQKVSIEQIAQWVKEAHARGRAPLVVVAEGFVPDHMESPHSERGLDTFGRPRLGGIADQLAPEIEARTGIETRATILGHIQRGGVPSAFDRVLATRLGMAAVHLVVEGRWGTMVAQKGTDIEHVGFQQALGRLKTVPQHRYDEAAVLFG, encoded by the coding sequence ATGAAAATTGGAATCCTCACCAGCGGTGGCGACTGCCCCGGACTGAATGCTGTCATCCGCGGCGCCGTCCTCAAGGGCATTGCCATCCACGGCCACGAATTCGTGGGATTCCGTGACGGTTGGCGCGGAGTGGTTGAGGGTGACGTCATCGACCTCCCCCGGACCATGGTCCGGGGTATTGCCAAGCAGGGCGGCACCATCCTGGGCACGTCCCGGACGAACCCGTTCGAGAACGGCGGTGGCCCGGACGTCATCAAGTCGCACATGGACCGCCTGGGGATCGATGGCATCATCGCCATCGGCGGCGAAGGAACCCTTGCTGCCGCCCAGCGCCTCACCGACGCCGGACTGAAAATCGTCGGCGTCCCCAAGACCGTGGACAACGACCTCGACGCCACCGACTACACCTTTGGCTTCGACACCGCGGTGCAGATCGCCACCGAAGCGATCGACCGGCTGCGGACCACCGGCGAGTCCCACCGCCGGTGCATGATCGCCGAGGTCATGGGCCGGCACGTCGGCTGGATCGCCCTGCACGCCGGCATGGCCGCAGGCGCCCACGCCATCCTCATCCCGGAGCAGAAAGTCAGCATCGAACAGATCGCCCAGTGGGTGAAGGAAGCCCATGCCCGCGGGCGCGCCCCGCTGGTGGTGGTGGCTGAAGGGTTTGTTCCGGACCACATGGAGTCACCGCACTCCGAGCGCGGCCTGGACACGTTCGGACGGCCCCGGCTTGGCGGCATCGCCGACCAGCTGGCCCCGGAAATCGAAGCCCGGACTGGCATCGAAACCCGCGCCACCATCCTGGGCCACATCCAGCGCGGCGGCGTCCCGTCCGCATTTGACCGCGTCCTGGCCACCCGCCTGGGCATGGCGGCCGTCCACTTGGTGGTGGAGGGCCGCTGGGGCACCATGGTGGCCCAGAAGGGCACGGACATTGAACACGTGGGCTTCCAGCAGGCCCTTGGCCGCCTCAAGACTGTCCCGCAGCACCGCTACGACGAAGCTGCGGTGCTGTTCGGTTGA
- a CDS encoding histidine phosphatase family protein — protein sequence MDGMTLTTFALIRHGQTDWNAQRRLQGSSDIPLNDVGRGQARNAVAALSGQEWDTIVSSPLRRAAETAELIAAGLGLTVARHVPELTERSFGLAEGLQAGPELEALRIPGGFRGGESDDEAASRGLTALEALAEEFPGRRVLVVAHGTLLRLTLSLATGNTLRSIDNAVLNLAHHHAVDGWRLEYFNGEPVVEAVHG from the coding sequence ATGGATGGCATGACCCTCACGACTTTCGCCCTCATCCGCCACGGCCAGACAGACTGGAACGCGCAGCGCCGGCTGCAGGGGTCCAGCGACATCCCGCTGAACGACGTCGGCCGCGGGCAGGCGCGGAACGCCGTCGCCGCGCTGTCCGGGCAGGAATGGGACACGATCGTCTCCTCGCCGCTGCGCCGCGCGGCGGAAACCGCCGAACTGATCGCCGCAGGCCTCGGGCTCACGGTGGCCCGCCACGTGCCGGAGCTCACCGAGCGCAGCTTCGGGCTTGCCGAGGGCCTGCAGGCGGGCCCGGAGCTGGAGGCATTGCGCATCCCCGGAGGCTTCCGCGGCGGCGAAAGCGACGACGAAGCGGCCTCCCGGGGCCTGACCGCCCTGGAGGCACTGGCCGAGGAGTTCCCCGGACGCCGGGTCCTGGTGGTAGCGCATGGCACGCTCCTCCGCCTGACCCTCAGCCTGGCCACCGGAAACACGCTGCGCAGCATCGACAACGCCGTACTGAACCTGGCCCACCACCACGCCGTCGATGGCTGGCGGCTCGAATACTTCAACGGCGAACCGGTAGTGGAGGCGGTCCACGGCTAG
- a CDS encoding transglycosylase domain-containing protein, with amino-acid sequence MVRKSLASRSHTALARMLGFVLLSCLCGALVAAYFVPQIAAAGVAVSGTVNFYSGLPSELAVRPPAQTTKILTSDGKLIASFYEENRVRVPLNKISPYVKNAVVAIEDSRFYDHSGVDPIGVLRALVTNVSGGERQGASTLTQQYVTNVANEAKITSGREDEVVLSGDKTIGDKVREMKLAIELEKKFTKDQILEGYLNIVFFNRSAYGIEAAAQHFYSVSASKLSLPQAAMLAGLVNSPSLYDPVTNPENALKRRNLVLDAMLEQRKITKKQHDAAAATGVGLKLRVSKQGCAAATIAPYFCDYVSHLILNNRAYGADAEAREQRLRRGGLTIRTTLDSRLQAAAQAQVNSTAGANPGKWGASLVTVQPGTGKILSMAQNTVFLPQRGKFDTQLNFNVDAKDPNGNDLNGAGGFQPGSTMKPFTFAEWLHQGRKITEVVDASRREYPLGFRWRDSCAKVVGGYSSRQRAAGLETADDLQNASAGYYRRMPADYGLYNSINTATFAEVAQLDICGIHKMVKSLGLHSGLDGSEINMHQLGNILGGTAVSPLTLAMAFATFAADGRYCAPIAIQRVTDFAGRTLSSQQPACRTAVEPNIARGVNSVLQDVLKKGSGVYINPKVQSKVPVAAKTGTNNSNGATWVLGYTTGLATASFFGDALNGQKRPGRNITINGKHYDRIDGYMIAGPQWANYMLKVAKMYPAKPFPKPPASMIRKGGK; translated from the coding sequence ATGGTACGCAAAAGCTTGGCATCGCGATCTCATACGGCCCTGGCAAGGATGCTGGGGTTCGTGCTCCTCAGTTGCCTTTGTGGCGCCCTGGTGGCCGCATACTTCGTTCCCCAGATTGCCGCCGCCGGCGTTGCCGTGAGCGGCACGGTCAACTTTTACAGCGGCCTCCCGTCAGAGCTGGCTGTGCGTCCCCCTGCACAAACCACAAAGATCCTGACGTCGGACGGGAAACTGATCGCGTCGTTCTACGAGGAAAACCGCGTCCGTGTTCCGCTGAACAAGATATCGCCATATGTCAAGAACGCCGTAGTCGCGATTGAAGACAGCCGCTTCTACGACCACAGCGGCGTTGATCCCATCGGCGTCCTGCGGGCGCTGGTGACCAACGTCTCCGGCGGGGAGCGGCAAGGGGCATCCACGCTGACGCAGCAGTACGTCACCAACGTGGCCAACGAAGCCAAGATCACGTCCGGACGCGAGGACGAGGTGGTCCTCAGCGGGGACAAGACCATTGGCGACAAGGTGCGGGAAATGAAGCTCGCGATCGAGCTGGAAAAGAAATTCACCAAGGACCAAATCCTTGAGGGCTACCTCAACATCGTGTTCTTCAACCGCAGCGCGTACGGCATCGAGGCTGCCGCGCAGCACTTCTACAGTGTTTCCGCCAGCAAGCTCAGCCTCCCGCAGGCCGCAATGCTGGCAGGACTCGTCAACAGCCCGAGCCTCTATGACCCTGTAACTAACCCGGAGAACGCCCTCAAGCGCCGCAACCTGGTGCTGGATGCCATGCTGGAGCAACGCAAGATCACCAAAAAGCAGCATGATGCAGCGGCCGCCACCGGCGTGGGCCTGAAACTCCGTGTCTCCAAGCAGGGCTGCGCCGCCGCAACCATCGCCCCTTATTTCTGCGACTACGTATCCCACCTGATCCTCAACAACCGGGCCTACGGGGCGGATGCGGAAGCGCGCGAGCAAAGGCTGCGCCGCGGCGGCCTCACCATCAGGACCACGCTGGACAGCCGGCTGCAGGCGGCGGCCCAGGCCCAAGTGAACTCCACCGCCGGGGCCAACCCGGGCAAGTGGGGTGCTTCGCTGGTGACGGTCCAGCCAGGCACCGGCAAGATCCTGTCGATGGCGCAGAACACGGTATTCCTTCCGCAGCGAGGCAAGTTCGACACCCAGCTGAACTTCAACGTGGACGCCAAGGATCCCAACGGCAATGACCTCAACGGCGCCGGTGGGTTCCAACCGGGCTCCACCATGAAGCCGTTCACATTCGCCGAGTGGCTGCACCAGGGACGGAAGATCACCGAGGTGGTGGACGCCTCGCGGCGGGAGTACCCGCTGGGATTCCGCTGGCGGGACTCGTGCGCCAAGGTGGTTGGTGGCTACAGCAGCAGGCAGCGCGCTGCGGGCCTGGAGACTGCGGACGATCTGCAGAATGCGTCAGCGGGCTACTACCGCAGGATGCCGGCCGACTACGGGCTTTACAACTCCATCAACACCGCCACCTTTGCCGAGGTGGCACAACTGGACATCTGCGGCATCCACAAGATGGTCAAGAGTCTCGGCCTGCACAGCGGCCTCGATGGGTCCGAGATCAACATGCACCAGCTGGGCAACATACTCGGCGGAACTGCCGTGTCGCCGCTCACCCTGGCGATGGCCTTCGCCACCTTCGCCGCCGACGGGCGCTACTGCGCGCCGATTGCCATCCAGCGCGTCACCGACTTCGCCGGACGGACCCTGTCCAGCCAGCAACCGGCATGCCGGACCGCCGTGGAGCCGAACATTGCCCGCGGTGTGAACTCAGTGCTGCAGGACGTGCTCAAGAAGGGTTCAGGCGTCTACATCAACCCGAAGGTCCAGAGCAAGGTCCCCGTGGCGGCCAAGACCGGCACCAACAACAGCAACGGCGCCACCTGGGTGCTCGGCTACACCACCGGCCTCGCCACCGCATCCTTCTTCGGGGATGCCCTGAACGGCCAGAAACGGCCGGGCAGGAACATCACCATCAACGGCAAGCACTACGACCGCATTGATGGCTACATGATCGCCGGGCCGCAGTGGGCCAACTACATGCTCAAGGTAGCCAAGATGTATCCGGCCAAACCGTTCCCCAAGCCCCCGGCGTCCATGATCCGCAAGGGCGGCAAGTAG
- a CDS encoding GAF and ANTAR domain-containing protein, with amino-acid sequence MTEANEGTAVLQLQDILIGAENVDNFLDGLAAFAASTLSGLAGTGIECAVTLKRRRHTTTVAGSSPRAVELDHIEQRVGDGPCIRALFTMAPELLNDVNTDDRWPEYQRRLAEQGVYSTLGVPLDIGEGASAALNFFGPAPGIFTAELFDKAVEFGELASRTLHLSVRMGAAQTRAQNLEAAMQSRTAIDVACGVIMAQNRCSQKEAMDILAKVSSNRNQKLRDVAVELLGRLSGSGVETHFE; translated from the coding sequence ATGACCGAAGCGAACGAGGGAACGGCTGTACTCCAACTTCAGGACATCCTGATTGGAGCCGAAAACGTTGACAACTTCCTTGACGGGCTGGCCGCGTTCGCCGCCTCCACGCTCAGCGGCCTGGCCGGTACCGGCATCGAGTGCGCTGTGACGCTCAAGCGGCGCAGGCATACCACCACCGTTGCCGGCAGCAGCCCCCGTGCGGTGGAGCTGGACCACATCGAGCAGCGCGTGGGGGACGGACCCTGCATCCGGGCTCTGTTCACCATGGCCCCTGAATTGCTCAACGATGTCAACACGGACGATCGGTGGCCCGAGTACCAGAGGCGGCTCGCCGAGCAAGGCGTCTACTCCACCCTGGGCGTTCCCCTCGACATCGGGGAGGGGGCCAGTGCGGCGCTGAACTTCTTCGGCCCGGCACCGGGCATTTTCACCGCCGAACTCTTCGACAAGGCAGTGGAGTTTGGGGAGCTGGCCAGCCGCACGCTGCACCTGTCCGTGCGGATGGGGGCTGCCCAGACACGGGCACAGAACCTCGAGGCGGCCATGCAGAGCCGGACCGCGATCGACGTTGCCTGCGGGGTGATCATGGCGCAGAACAGGTGCTCGCAGAAGGAAGCCATGGACATCCTGGCCAAGGTCTCCAGCAACCGCAACCAGAAGCTGCGCGACGTGGCCGTGGAGCTCCTGGGCAGGCTCTCCGGATCAGGTGTTGAGACGCATTTCGAGTAG